One window of Microbacterium sp. 1S1 genomic DNA carries:
- a CDS encoding spermidine synthase, with protein sequence MGRTRSRDTEHPQTRLDHGGVARIVPSEFTSGFELVVDDTPQSHVDLDDPTHLHFEYIVRMGAVIDQLRPGPLTAVHLGAGALTIPRYIDETRPGSRQQVIELEAPLVHLVREHLPLPKGASIRLRIGDAREGVRKLPAALHSACDLVVSDVYSGAQTPAHLTSVEFYRELAALLAPGGVLLVNVADGPGLAFARRQAATIADVLPEIGILADTQVLKGRRFGNLVVAASAAPLPTEWLPRLLAAGPHPAKIAQGDEARAFLQGARIVTDADAVASPRPDASLFLR encoded by the coding sequence ATGGGACGGACGCGATCGCGGGACACCGAGCACCCCCAGACGCGTCTCGACCACGGCGGCGTCGCGCGGATCGTCCCCTCCGAGTTCACGAGCGGCTTCGAGCTCGTCGTCGACGACACCCCGCAGTCCCACGTCGACCTGGACGACCCCACGCACCTGCACTTCGAGTACATCGTGCGGATGGGCGCGGTGATCGATCAGCTCCGCCCCGGGCCGCTCACGGCCGTGCACCTCGGCGCCGGCGCCCTGACGATCCCCCGCTACATCGATGAGACGCGGCCGGGCTCCCGACAGCAGGTCATCGAGCTGGAGGCCCCCCTCGTCCACCTCGTCCGTGAGCATCTGCCGCTCCCGAAGGGGGCGTCCATCCGACTGCGCATCGGCGACGCCAGGGAGGGAGTCCGCAAGCTCCCGGCCGCCCTCCACAGCGCGTGCGACCTCGTCGTCTCGGACGTGTACTCGGGGGCGCAGACCCCGGCCCATCTCACGAGCGTGGAGTTCTACCGAGAGCTCGCCGCGCTGCTGGCCCCCGGCGGAGTGCTGCTGGTCAACGTGGCGGACGGCCCCGGCCTCGCGTTCGCCCGGCGACAGGCGGCGACGATCGCCGATGTGCTCCCCGAGATCGGGATCCTCGCCGACACCCAGGTGCTCAAGGGGCGCCGCTTCGGCAACCTCGTCGTGGCCGCCTCCGCCGCCCCGCTGCCCACGGAGTGGCTGCCACGGTTGCTCGCCGCCGGCCCGCATCCGGCGAAGATCGCGCAGGGCGACGAGGCCCGCGCCTTCCTCCAGGGCGCCCGGATCGTCACGGACGCGGACGCCGTCGCCTCGCCGCGTCCGGATGCCTCGCTGTTCCTGCGCTGA